A genomic segment from Nodularia sphaerocarpa UHCC 0038 encodes:
- the hemE gene encoding uroporphyrinogen decarboxylase has protein sequence MSVSLTAPHLLRAARGEVVDRPPVWMMRQAGRYMKAYRDLREKYPSFRDRSEIPEVAIEVSLQPWRAFGPDGVILFSDIVTPLPGLGIEMDIAEGKGPIIHSPLRTQEQIDRLRPLEPEASLPFIKTILQALRQEVGNQSTVLGFVGAPWTLAAYAVEGKGSKTYSVIKNMAFSDPTILHQLLAKFADAIAVYARYQIDCGAQVVQMFDSWAGQLSPQDYDTFALPYQQRVFQQVKETHPDTPLILLVSGSAGVLERMPKSGADIVTVDWAVDMAEARARLGKHVKVQGNLDPGVLFGSKEFIRDRILDTVRKAGNWGHILNLGHGVLPETPEENVAFFFETAKQLKSVEV, from the coding sequence ATGAGTGTTTCGTTAACGGCTCCTCATCTCCTCCGAGCTGCACGTGGTGAAGTAGTAGATCGTCCCCCCGTCTGGATGATGCGACAAGCGGGACGATATATGAAAGCATATCGAGATTTAAGGGAAAAATATCCTTCTTTCCGCGATCGCTCGGAAATTCCCGAAGTGGCTATAGAAGTTTCCCTACAACCTTGGAGAGCATTCGGCCCAGACGGAGTGATTTTATTTTCCGACATTGTGACTCCTTTGCCTGGTTTGGGCATTGAGATGGATATTGCGGAAGGTAAAGGCCCAATTATTCACTCGCCCCTTCGTACCCAAGAACAAATTGATCGCCTGCGTCCTTTAGAACCAGAAGCATCACTACCGTTTATCAAGACCATATTGCAGGCGTTACGCCAGGAAGTAGGCAATCAGTCAACTGTTTTAGGCTTTGTGGGCGCGCCGTGGACTTTAGCGGCTTATGCAGTGGAGGGTAAAGGTTCTAAAACCTACTCCGTGATTAAAAATATGGCGTTCTCAGATCCGACGATTTTACATCAGCTATTAGCTAAATTTGCGGATGCGATCGCCGTTTATGCACGCTATCAAATTGACTGCGGCGCTCAAGTTGTACAGATGTTCGATTCTTGGGCAGGTCAACTGAGTCCTCAAGATTATGATACCTTTGCTCTGCCTTATCAGCAAAGAGTTTTTCAGCAAGTCAAGGAAACTCACCCTGATACGCCGTTAATTTTGTTGGTTAGCGGTAGTGCCGGTGTGCTGGAGAGAATGCCCAAATCTGGTGCTGATATTGTCACTGTCGATTGGGCTGTGGATATGGCTGAAGCACGCGCGAGATTAGGCAAACACGTCAAGGTTCAGGGAAATCTTGACCCTGGTGTGTTGTTTGGTTCTAAAGAGTTTATCCGCGATCGCATTCTGGATACAGTGCGTAAAGCTGGTAATTGGGGTCATATTCTCAATCTCGGTCATGGTGTGCTTCCAGAAACTCCAGAAGAAAATGTGGCTTTCTTTTTTGAAACTGCAAAACAACTCAAATCTGTAGAAGTTTAA
- a CDS encoding NAD-dependent epimerase/dehydratase family protein, with protein sequence MNQKRILVTGASGCVGHYISEALIQNTNHELYLLVRNPQKLQVDTQARPGITVLQGDMQKISLLADLLPTIDTAVLTATAWGGDDTFDINVSKTLELMQMLDPQRCEQVIYFSTASVLDRYNQPLKEAGEIGTDYIRSKYDCLQKMSQLEIAPKITKVFPTLVLGGDDQKPYSHLTSGIPEVTKYINLIRCLQVDGSFHFIHGRDIATAVQYLIDSPPKENEPRKFVLGQQALTANQAVEEVCNYLGKKIYFRIPLSLALANLIIAVFRIQMAAWDRFCMNNRHFSYENVVNPASLGLPNYCATMSDVLKISGVKGGK encoded by the coding sequence ATGAATCAGAAACGGATTTTAGTGACAGGTGCAAGCGGTTGTGTAGGTCACTACATCTCAGAAGCCTTAATTCAAAATACTAATCACGAGTTATATTTACTGGTGAGAAACCCGCAGAAATTGCAAGTTGATACCCAAGCCCGTCCAGGTATCACAGTTTTGCAGGGCGATATGCAAAAAATTAGCCTTTTGGCTGATTTACTCCCCACAATTGATACAGCAGTCCTCACGGCTACGGCTTGGGGTGGTGATGACACATTTGATATTAATGTCTCCAAGACTCTAGAATTAATGCAAATGCTAGATCCGCAGCGCTGTGAACAAGTAATTTATTTTTCTACAGCTAGTGTTTTGGATCGCTACAATCAACCCCTCAAAGAAGCTGGGGAAATTGGGACAGATTATATTCGTTCCAAATATGATTGTTTACAAAAAATGTCGCAGTTGGAAATAGCCCCGAAAATTACTAAGGTTTTCCCAACTTTAGTTTTAGGTGGTGATGATCAAAAACCCTATTCTCATTTGACATCGGGAATCCCAGAAGTAACCAAATATATTAATTTAATTCGCTGTTTGCAGGTGGATGGTAGTTTTCATTTTATCCACGGGCGAGATATTGCGACTGCTGTACAATATTTAATTGATTCTCCTCCCAAAGAAAACGAACCACGTAAGTTTGTTTTGGGACAACAAGCATTAACAGCTAATCAAGCAGTGGAAGAAGTCTGCAATTATTTGGGTAAAAAGATTTATTTTCGCATTCCTCTATCGTTAGCATTAGCTAATTTGATTATTGCTGTATTTCGGATTCAAATGGCTGCTTGGGATAGATTCTGTATGAACAATCGCCATTTTAGTTATGAAAATGTGGTCAATCCCGCCAGTTTGGGCTTACCCAATTACTGTGCAACTATGAGCGATGTTTTAAAAATTAGTGGTGTAAAAGGGGGGAAATAA
- a CDS encoding DUF433 domain-containing protein, translated as MSVLLQRITINPKQCGGRPCIRGMRIRVSDILDLFAAGLSAEEILAEMPDLEADDLKAALSYASRKLNHPVLVA; from the coding sequence ATGTCAGTCCTACTGCAAAGAATCACAATCAATCCCAAACAATGTGGTGGTCGTCCCTGCATTCGAGGTATGAGAATTAGAGTATCAGACATTTTAGATTTATTTGCGGCTGGACTCAGTGCAGAAGAAATATTAGCAGAAATGCCTGATCTTGAGGCTGATGACTTAAAAGCAGCACTTTCCTATGCTTCTCGTAAACTCAATCATCCAGTCCTAGTAGCATGA
- a CDS encoding DUF5615 family PIN-like protein, whose translation MTIFAALYIDEDMSALVATLLRSRGLDVTTVPEQANLGKTDREQLEFATSLCRCLLTHNRVDFERLHLQFIEEERQHFGIIVVPQKNAYEIAQRVGILVSTLMGDEIKNQVLYA comes from the coding sequence ATGACCATCTTTGCTGCACTTTATATAGATGAGGATATGTCCGCATTAGTCGCCACCCTTTTGCGTTCTCGTGGTTTGGATGTGACAACTGTTCCTGAACAAGCAAATCTGGGAAAAACTGATCGTGAACAGCTAGAATTTGCAACTTCTTTATGTAGATGTCTCCTGACCCATAACCGAGTTGATTTTGAAAGATTGCATCTTCAATTTATAGAAGAAGAAAGACAGCATTTTGGAATTATTGTTGTCCCTCAGAAAAATGCTTATGAAATTGCACAACGGGTTGGCATTTTGGTAAGTACCTTAATGGGTGATGAAATTAAAAATCAGGTATTATATGCCTAA
- a CDS encoding DUF5615 family PIN-like protein, with protein sequence MTIWVDAHLSPAIATWITATFGITAFALRDLGLRDAEDPEIFEAAKSQGVIFITKDSDFIELVDRLGTPPQIIWLTCGNTSNARLQEILIKTLPKALELLKSGEALVEISGDY encoded by the coding sequence ATGACAATCTGGGTAGATGCACACCTATCACCAGCGATCGCAACTTGGATTACTGCTACCTTTGGTATTACAGCATTTGCTTTACGCGATCTGGGTTTAAGAGATGCGGAAGATCCTGAAATTTTCGAGGCGGCAAAATCTCAAGGTGTTATTTTTATCACCAAAGACAGTGACTTTATTGAACTGGTAGATCGTCTGGGAACACCACCGCAAATTATTTGGTTAACTTGTGGAAATACTTCCAATGCTAGATTACAAGAGATTTTAATAAAAACTCTACCAAAGGCTTTAGAGCTTTTAAAATCAGGTGAAGCTTTAGTGGAGATCAGTGGAGACTATTAG
- a CDS encoding DUF433 domain-containing protein: MLAQLDRITVNPNVCLGQPTIRGMRITVGFVLKLLASHLSVQEVLAAYPELEDEDIRQALNYAAWTVSDKIVGIPSA, translated from the coding sequence GTGCTGGCTCAATTAGATCGCATTACTGTTAATCCTAACGTTTGCCTTGGACAACCAACAATTCGGGGAATGCGTATCACTGTGGGCTTCGTTCTGAAATTGCTAGCCAGCCACCTTTCGGTTCAGGAAGTTTTAGCAGCTTATCCCGAATTAGAGGATGAAGATATCCGACAGGCACTTAACTACGCTGCTTGGACAGTTTCAGATAAAATTGTCGGTATTCCTTCGGCATGA
- a CDS encoding DUF5615 family PIN-like protein produces the protein MNNLRFLADVHISPLTVAALKLQGYDILRSTDLLPNTAADVDILELARVESRIIITQDLDFSMLIAVGKYNQPSLVTLRLSSAKPDLITQRLLEVLPQLAEELTQGSALTIDDNSVRIRKLPIS, from the coding sequence ATGAATAACCTTCGCTTTCTTGCTGATGTGCATATTTCCCCTCTAACAGTTGCAGCTTTAAAATTGCAGGGTTATGACATTTTGCGGAGTACAGATTTGCTCCCTAACACTGCGGCAGATGTAGATATTTTGGAACTTGCAAGAGTTGAAAGTCGAATTATTATCACCCAAGACTTAGATTTTTCGATGTTGATAGCTGTTGGCAAGTATAACCAACCAAGTTTGGTGACATTGCGGTTATCTTCTGCAAAACCTGATCTGATCACACAAAGATTGTTGGAAGTTTTACCTCAGTTAGCGGAAGAACTTACTCAAGGTTCAGCCCTGACAATTGATGATAATTCTGTACGTATTCGTAAGCTGCCAATTAGTTGA
- a CDS encoding B12-binding domain-containing radical SAM protein, translating to MRILLVYPIFPKTFWSYEKILELVDRKVLLPPLGLVTVAAILPQEWEFKLVDRNIRSATEEEWAWADVVILSAMIVQKEDLLGQIQEAKRRGKLVAVGGPYPTSVPHEVENVGADFLILDEGEITLPMFIAAIQRGETSGVFRATEKPDVTGTPIPRFDLLELNAYDMMSVQFSRGCPFQCEFCDIIVLYGRKPRTKTPAQLLAELDCLYELGWRRGVFMVDDNFIGNKRNVKLLLKELKVWMEEHQYPFRFDTEASIDLAQDPEMLELMVESGFSAVFLGIETPDEESLQLTKKFQNTRSSLADAVQTIIKAGLRPMAGFIIGFDGEKAGAGDRIVRFAEQAAIPSTTFAMLQALPNTALWHRLKREGRLRENQDGNINQTTLMNFLPTRPLEDIGREYIEAFCTLYDPINYLDRTYRCFLMMGLPKWKAPAKMPEWIVVKALLIVIWRQGIKRETRWKFWHHLFSILKRNPGVLEHYISACAHNEHFLEYRQIVREQIESQVAAYLAQGKEEPYVLVEKKVEEKAEAIAS from the coding sequence ATGCGAATCTTACTGGTATATCCAATATTTCCCAAAACCTTTTGGTCTTATGAGAAAATTCTAGAGTTAGTTGATCGCAAAGTTCTGTTACCACCCTTGGGTTTAGTGACAGTAGCAGCAATTCTGCCCCAAGAATGGGAGTTTAAGCTCGTTGACCGCAACATTCGTTCAGCGACAGAAGAAGAATGGGCATGGGCAGATGTGGTAATTCTTTCCGCTATGATTGTCCAGAAGGAAGATTTGTTAGGGCAAATTCAAGAAGCAAAACGACGCGGTAAGTTAGTTGCTGTTGGTGGTCCTTATCCGACTTCTGTTCCTCATGAAGTGGAAAATGTCGGTGCAGATTTTCTGATTCTCGATGAAGGGGAAATCACCCTACCCATGTTTATTGCGGCGATTCAACGGGGTGAAACTTCTGGTGTTTTCCGCGCCACAGAAAAACCAGATGTCACAGGTACACCAATTCCCCGGTTTGACTTATTAGAATTGAATGCTTATGACATGATGTCGGTGCAGTTTTCGCGTGGGTGTCCTTTCCAATGCGAATTTTGCGACATTATTGTTCTCTATGGACGCAAACCGCGCACCAAAACCCCTGCACAACTACTAGCAGAGTTAGATTGTCTGTATGAATTGGGTTGGCGGCGTGGTGTGTTTATGGTAGATGACAACTTTATTGGTAACAAGCGCAATGTGAAATTGTTACTGAAAGAGTTGAAAGTCTGGATGGAAGAACATCAATATCCTTTCCGCTTTGATACTGAAGCTTCTATTGACTTAGCACAAGATCCAGAAATGCTGGAGTTAATGGTTGAGTCTGGTTTCTCTGCGGTGTTCTTAGGAATTGAAACACCAGATGAAGAGAGTCTGCAATTAACGAAGAAGTTTCAAAATACTCGCAGTTCCCTAGCCGACGCAGTGCAAACCATTATCAAAGCTGGATTGCGGCCAATGGCTGGGTTTATTATCGGGTTTGATGGGGAAAAAGCAGGCGCAGGCGATCGCATTGTTAGATTTGCCGAACAAGCCGCTATTCCCTCTACTACCTTCGCAATGTTGCAAGCTTTACCCAATACAGCATTGTGGCATCGTTTAAAAAGAGAAGGCAGACTGCGGGAAAATCAAGATGGTAACATCAACCAAACAACGTTGATGAATTTTCTTCCTACCCGTCCTCTAGAAGATATTGGCAGAGAATATATTGAAGCCTTCTGCACTTTATATGATCCAATTAACTATCTGGATCGTACCTATCGCTGTTTCTTGATGATGGGTTTGCCAAAATGGAAAGCGCCCGCCAAAATGCCAGAATGGATAGTTGTGAAGGCGTTACTGATTGTAATTTGGCGACAAGGTATTAAACGCGAAACTCGCTGGAAGTTCTGGCATCACTTGTTTAGCATCCTCAAGCGTAATCCTGGGGTTCTAGAACATTATATATCTGCCTGCGCTCACAACGAGCATTTTCTAGAGTATCGCCAAATTGTCCGCGAGCAAATAGAAAGTCAGGTAGCTGCGTATTTGGCACAAGGTAAAGAAGAACCTTATGTATTGGTAGAGAAAAAAGTTGAGGAAAAAGCCGAGGCGATCGCTAGTTAG
- a CDS encoding DUF433 domain-containing protein, with the protein MFAETSSRYVTRNPEILGGEPIITGTRTSIRAIVGLWRLGIMPEEILNHLPHLTLAQVFDALSFYLDHQAEINDYIERNQVPNELVHPAVRNALGTI; encoded by the coding sequence ATGTTTGCTGAAACCTCCTCAAGATATGTTACCCGCAATCCTGAAATTTTAGGTGGAGAGCCAATTATTACAGGAACTCGTACATCTATCCGCGCTATTGTTGGTTTATGGCGATTGGGCATTATGCCCGAAGAAATCCTCAATCATTTACCTCATTTAACGCTGGCACAAGTGTTTGATGCCTTGAGTTTTTATCTTGATCATCAAGCAGAAATTAATGATTATATTGAACGAAATCAAGTACCTAATGAATTAGTACATCCTGCTGTAAGAAATGCATTAGGCACAATATGA